In the genome of Streptomyces sp. NBC_00190, one region contains:
- a CDS encoding phosphoglyceromutase — translation MADAPYKLILLRHGESEWNAKNLFTGWVDVNLNEKGEKEAVRGGELLKDAGLLPDVVHTSLQKRAIRTAQLALEAADRHWIPVHRSWRLNERHYGALQGKDKAQTLAEFGEEQFMLWRRSYDTPPPALEDGTEFSQSEDPRYASIPPELRPRTECLKDVVVRMLPYWYDSIVPDLLDGHTVLVAAHGNSLRALVKHLDGVSDADIAGLNIPTGIPLSYELDADFKPLNPGGTYLDPAAAAAAIEAVKNQGKKK, via the coding sequence ATGGCCGACGCACCGTACAAGCTGATCCTCCTCCGTCACGGCGAGAGCGAGTGGAACGCGAAGAACTTGTTCACCGGCTGGGTGGACGTCAATCTCAACGAGAAGGGCGAGAAGGAGGCGGTCCGTGGCGGTGAGCTGCTCAAGGACGCCGGTCTGCTCCCCGACGTCGTGCACACCTCGCTCCAGAAGCGCGCGATCCGCACCGCGCAGCTGGCGCTCGAGGCCGCCGACCGTCACTGGATCCCGGTCCACCGCTCCTGGCGCCTGAACGAGCGCCACTACGGCGCCCTCCAGGGCAAGGACAAGGCCCAGACCCTCGCCGAGTTCGGCGAGGAGCAGTTCATGCTGTGGCGCCGCTCGTACGACACCCCGCCGCCGGCCCTCGAGGACGGTACGGAGTTCTCGCAGTCCGAGGACCCGCGCTACGCCTCGATCCCGCCGGAGCTGCGCCCGCGCACCGAGTGCCTCAAGGACGTCGTCGTCCGCATGCTCCCGTACTGGTACGACTCGATCGTCCCGGACCTGCTGGACGGCCACACGGTGCTGGTCGCCGCGCACGGCAACTCCCTGCGCGCGCTGGTCAAGCACCTGGACGGCGTCTCAGACGCCGACATCGCGGGTCTGAACATCCCGACCGGCATCCCGCTCTCCTACGAGCTGGACGCCGACTTCAAGCCCCTCAACCCGGGCGGCACCTACCTCGACCCCGCCGCGGCCGCGGCCGCCATCGAGGCCGTCAAGAACCAGGGCAAGAAGAAGTAG
- a CDS encoding MDR family MFS transporter, protein MSAASLRQAARESVSGLPRAFWWLWVSTLVNRLGAFVATFMTLYLTLDRGYSASFAGLVVALHGLGGVISSLVAGVMTDRLGRRPTLMAAQASTAFSVALLGFMEHPASIAAVALLVGMTSNASRPAVQAMMADIVRPEDRVRAFALNYWAINLGFAVSATVAGFVAEYSYLAGFLGEAALTLLCAVLVYVKLPESRPEKGDAATEAAEAEIGLGTVLRDGRYMGVVGLSFLISLIFMQGSFGLPLAMGAAGFSTGDYGMAVAVNGVLIVLLQIPVTRFIEHRDPQKLLVISALLAGYGFGLTAFGGSIGVIALTVCVWTLAEIINSPTQMGLVARLSPLHGRGRYQGMYTLSWAVASLIAPLLAGFVIDRFGAGWLWGTTAVLGTVAGLGYWLLMRGLPEGDAGTGTGAEGGVATAAAGAPLPATAEA, encoded by the coding sequence ATGTCCGCTGCCAGTTTGAGACAGGCCGCCCGGGAGAGCGTGTCGGGTCTGCCGCGTGCGTTCTGGTGGCTGTGGGTGAGCACCCTGGTGAACCGGCTCGGCGCCTTCGTCGCCACGTTCATGACCTTGTACCTGACGCTGGACCGGGGCTACTCGGCCTCCTTCGCGGGACTCGTGGTCGCCCTCCACGGGCTCGGCGGTGTGATCTCCTCGCTCGTCGCGGGAGTGATGACCGACCGGCTCGGCCGGCGGCCCACCCTGATGGCCGCGCAGGCCTCGACCGCCTTCTCCGTCGCACTGCTGGGCTTCATGGAGCACCCGGCGTCGATCGCGGCCGTCGCGCTGCTGGTCGGCATGACCTCCAACGCGTCCCGCCCGGCCGTGCAGGCGATGATGGCCGACATCGTCCGCCCCGAGGACCGGGTGCGGGCCTTCGCGCTCAACTACTGGGCGATCAACCTGGGCTTCGCCGTCTCCGCGACCGTCGCCGGCTTCGTGGCCGAGTACAGCTACCTGGCCGGGTTCCTGGGCGAGGCGGCACTGACGCTGCTCTGCGCGGTCCTCGTGTACGTGAAGCTGCCCGAGTCGCGGCCGGAGAAGGGCGACGCGGCCACGGAGGCGGCCGAGGCGGAGATCGGGCTCGGGACGGTGCTGCGCGACGGGCGCTACATGGGCGTGGTCGGGCTGTCGTTCCTGATCTCGCTGATCTTCATGCAGGGGTCGTTCGGGCTGCCGCTGGCGATGGGGGCGGCGGGCTTCAGCACGGGCGACTACGGCATGGCCGTCGCCGTGAACGGCGTACTGATCGTGCTGCTGCAGATCCCGGTCACGCGGTTCATCGAGCACCGCGACCCGCAGAAGCTGCTGGTGATCTCGGCGCTGCTGGCGGGGTACGGCTTCGGACTCACGGCCTTCGGCGGCTCGATCGGGGTGATCGCGCTGACCGTCTGCGTGTGGACGCTGGCCGAGATCATCAACTCGCCGACCCAGATGGGCCTGGTCGCGCGGCTCTCCCCGCTGCACGGGCGCGGCCGCTACCAGGGGATGTACACGCTGTCCTGGGCGGTTGCCTCGCTGATCGCGCCGCTGCTGGCGGGCTTCGTGATCGACCGGTTCGGGGCGGGCTGGCTGTGGGGGACGACCGCGGTCCTGGGGACGGTCGCCGGGCTCGGGTACTGGCTGCTGATGCGGGGCCTCCCCGAAGGGGACGCGGGTACGGGCACCGGAGCCGAGGGCGGGGTCGCGACCGCCGCCGCGGGCGCGCCGCTCCCGGCCACCGCCGAGGCGTAG
- a CDS encoding YbjN domain-containing protein, translated as MADTADIAATIETALTGAELSWESPEPGSYVVQLPGTRKLSTTCSLRVGRHSLSVNAFVIRHPDENEAGVHRWLLERNLKLYGMGYAVDRLGDVYLTARLPLSVVTPDDLDRLLGTVLEAADGAFNTLLELGFASAIRREYEWRVSRGEPTYNLDAFKHLTQPS; from the coding sequence ATGGCTGACACCGCCGATATCGCCGCGACCATCGAGACCGCCCTGACCGGTGCGGAGCTGAGCTGGGAGAGCCCCGAGCCGGGCTCGTACGTGGTCCAGCTCCCCGGCACCCGCAAGCTGAGCACCACCTGCTCGCTCCGGGTCGGCCGGCACTCTCTGTCGGTCAACGCCTTCGTGATCCGCCACCCGGACGAGAACGAGGCGGGTGTCCACCGCTGGCTGCTGGAGCGCAACCTCAAGCTGTACGGGATGGGCTACGCGGTCGACCGCCTCGGTGACGTCTACCTGACGGCCAGGCTCCCGCTGTCCGTGGTCACCCCGGACGACCTCGACCGCCTGCTCGGCACGGTCCTGGAGGCTGCGGACGGCGCCTTCAACACCCTGCTGGAACTCGGCTTCGCGAGCGCGATCCGCCGGGAGTACGAGTGGCGCGTGTCCCGTGGCGAACCGACGTACAACCTCGACGCGTTCAAGCACCTGACGCAGCCGTCCTGA
- the mshA gene encoding D-inositol-3-phosphate glycosyltransferase, with translation MSQYVSRISGRLAAARATRHEPPRLRLPAVGHHRKPRRVAMLSVHTSPLHQPGTGDAGGMNVYIVELAKRLAAINIEVEIFTRATEGGLAPVVELAPGVLVRHVDAGPYEGLAKEELPAQLCAFTHGVMQAWAGHRPGYYDLVHSHYWLSGHVGWLAAERWGVPLVHAMHTMAKVKNAALAEGDTPEPAARVIGETQIVAAADRLIANTAEEADELVRYYEADSGKVAVVHPGVNLDRFTAGDGRAAARARLGLPQDAVIPLFAGRIQPLKAPDILLRAVAELVDRDPAMRSRLFVPVVGGPSGSGLAKPEGLQKLAAKLGIADLVHFHPPVAQDGLADWFRAASVLVMPSYSESFGLVAIEAQASGTPVLAAEVGGLPVAVDDGVTGILVPGHDPVDYARELRRFVDEPGLADRMGAAAARHAQFFGWDTAASGTADVYTAAMHDHRRRVRSHHG, from the coding sequence TTGAGCCAGTACGTGTCCCGCATCAGCGGCCGTCTCGCCGCCGCCCGCGCGACCCGCCACGAACCGCCGCGGCTGCGCCTGCCGGCCGTGGGCCACCACCGCAAGCCCCGCCGGGTGGCCATGCTCAGCGTGCACACCTCGCCGCTGCACCAGCCCGGCACCGGCGACGCGGGCGGGATGAACGTGTACATCGTGGAGCTGGCCAAGCGCCTCGCCGCGATCAACATCGAGGTCGAGATCTTCACCCGGGCCACCGAGGGCGGCCTGGCGCCGGTGGTCGAGCTGGCCCCCGGGGTCCTGGTACGGCACGTGGACGCGGGCCCGTACGAAGGCCTCGCCAAGGAGGAGCTCCCGGCCCAGCTGTGCGCCTTCACCCACGGCGTCATGCAGGCCTGGGCCGGTCACCGCCCCGGTTACTACGACCTCGTCCACTCCCACTACTGGCTTTCCGGCCATGTCGGCTGGCTCGCCGCCGAGCGCTGGGGCGTACCGCTCGTGCACGCCATGCACACCATGGCCAAGGTCAAGAACGCCGCGCTGGCCGAGGGCGACACGCCCGAGCCCGCCGCCCGCGTCATCGGCGAGACCCAGATCGTGGCCGCCGCGGACCGGCTCATCGCCAACACCGCCGAGGAAGCCGACGAACTCGTCCGCTACTACGAGGCCGACTCCGGCAAGGTCGCCGTCGTCCACCCCGGCGTGAACCTCGACCGCTTCACCGCCGGGGACGGCCGGGCCGCCGCCCGCGCCCGCCTGGGCCTGCCGCAGGACGCCGTCATCCCGCTGTTCGCCGGCCGGATCCAGCCCCTCAAGGCCCCCGACATCCTGCTGCGCGCGGTCGCCGAGCTGGTCGACCGTGACCCCGCGATGCGCAGCCGTCTGTTCGTCCCCGTCGTCGGCGGCCCCAGCGGCAGCGGCCTCGCCAAGCCGGAGGGCCTGCAGAAGCTCGCCGCGAAGCTGGGCATCGCCGACCTCGTGCACTTCCACCCGCCGGTCGCGCAGGACGGGCTCGCCGACTGGTTCCGCGCGGCGTCCGTGCTGGTCATGCCCTCGTACAGCGAGTCCTTCGGGCTCGTCGCCATAGAGGCGCAGGCCAGCGGCACGCCGGTGCTCGCCGCCGAGGTCGGCGGACTGCCCGTCGCCGTCGACGACGGGGTCACCGGCATCCTCGTACCGGGCCACGACCCCGTCGACTACGCGCGGGAGCTGCGCCGCTTCGTCGACGAGCCGGGGCTCGCCGACCGGATGGGCGCCGCGGCCGCGCGGCACGCGCAGTTCTTCGGCTGGGACACCGCCGCGAGCGGCACGGCCGACGTGTACACCGCGGCCATGCATGATCACCGCCGTCGCGTACGCTCCCACCATGGCTGA
- a CDS encoding class I SAM-dependent methyltransferase — protein MASRTTPTPSRVPGRPVGSVTRGTTNPNRLRRMDRWIAATHGAALRRAQAPVAVDLGYGAAPWTAVELLARLREAAPRVRVVGIEIEPARVAAAKPYECEGLSFRHGGFEVPLDGPGGGERPALIRAANVLRQYDEEQVAAVWERLCARLAPDGLLVEGTCDEIGRRHVWVALGPEGARTVTFATRLGSLERPSDLAERLPKALIHRNVPGEPVHAFLRDFDRAWAAAAPYASHGARQRWIRTARALSGDWPLADGPGRWRQGELTVRWEALRPTG, from the coding sequence ATGGCCTCCCGCACCACCCCGACCCCGAGCCGCGTCCCCGGCCGCCCTGTGGGCTCGGTGACGCGCGGGACGACGAACCCGAACCGGTTGCGCCGGATGGACCGCTGGATCGCCGCCACGCACGGGGCGGCGCTGCGCCGCGCGCAGGCGCCGGTCGCGGTGGACCTCGGCTACGGGGCCGCGCCCTGGACGGCGGTCGAGCTGCTGGCGCGGCTGCGCGAGGCGGCGCCGCGGGTAAGGGTGGTCGGCATCGAGATCGAGCCCGCGCGGGTCGCGGCGGCGAAGCCGTACGAGTGTGAGGGGCTGAGTTTCCGCCACGGCGGCTTCGAGGTGCCGCTGGACGGGCCGGGCGGCGGGGAGCGGCCGGCGCTGATCCGCGCGGCGAACGTCCTGCGCCAGTACGACGAGGAACAGGTCGCTGCGGTGTGGGAGCGGCTGTGCGCGCGGCTGGCCCCGGACGGGCTGCTGGTGGAGGGGACCTGCGACGAGATCGGGCGGCGGCACGTGTGGGTCGCGCTCGGGCCGGAGGGGGCGCGCACGGTGACCTTCGCGACCCGGCTGGGTTCGCTGGAGCGCCCTTCGGACCTGGCGGAGCGGCTGCCGAAGGCGCTGATCCACCGCAATGTGCCGGGCGAACCGGTGCACGCGTTCCTGCGCGACTTCGACCGGGCGTGGGCGGCGGCCGCTCCGTACGCGTCGCACGGGGCCCGGCAGCGCTGGATCCGGACGGCGCGGGCCCTGTCGGGGGATTGGCCGCTGGCGGACGGGCCGGGGCGGTGGCGGCAGGGGGAACTGACGGTGCGCTGGGAGGCGTTGCGCCCGACGGGGTGA
- a CDS encoding C40 family peptidase, which produces MGAERRQRGASALVLLCAMAVLTAPGLATGTAYAAPAPAVPATPAAPAPEPGAKSLEQVRKEIEDLYHQAGAATDAYNLAEAEAKAQSDKIVEIANLIVAGQERITTLKSRAGAAARAQYRSGGLPAGAKLALSDDPGKFLDGAGRLKQGEKAASDMLAELDRTQNDLKQYAQEASAHWATLEANRLKQEASKKAIEEKIKAAEELENKLEAEEKARLIQLEQEAQYKAQTAWLSTGAMKDVNGAASEAGKRAVQFATTQIGKPYKWGAVGPDSFDCSGLTSQAWLAAGRGIPRTSQEQLRLLPKVAVKDMRPGDLIIYFDDASHVAMYIGDGAMVHAPRPGRNVTIAGAGSMPIKAVVRPDA; this is translated from the coding sequence ATGGGGGCCGAAAGGCGACAGCGAGGCGCAAGCGCTCTCGTGCTGCTGTGCGCGATGGCGGTACTGACGGCGCCGGGCCTGGCGACGGGCACGGCGTATGCGGCACCGGCACCGGCGGTACCCGCCACGCCGGCCGCGCCCGCGCCGGAGCCGGGAGCCAAGTCCCTGGAGCAGGTCCGCAAGGAGATAGAGGACCTCTATCACCAGGCGGGCGCCGCCACGGACGCCTACAACCTCGCCGAGGCCGAGGCCAAGGCCCAGTCCGACAAGATCGTCGAGATCGCCAACCTGATCGTCGCCGGCCAGGAGCGGATCACCACCCTGAAGAGCCGTGCGGGTGCGGCCGCGCGCGCCCAGTACCGCTCGGGCGGACTGCCGGCGGGCGCGAAGCTGGCGCTGAGCGACGACCCGGGCAAGTTCCTCGACGGGGCGGGCCGGCTGAAGCAGGGCGAGAAGGCCGCGTCGGACATGCTGGCCGAACTGGACCGGACGCAGAACGACTTGAAGCAGTACGCGCAGGAGGCGAGCGCGCACTGGGCCACGCTGGAGGCCAATCGGCTGAAGCAGGAGGCCTCGAAGAAGGCGATCGAGGAGAAGATCAAGGCGGCGGAGGAGCTGGAGAACAAGCTCGAAGCCGAGGAGAAGGCCCGGCTGATCCAGCTGGAGCAGGAAGCGCAGTACAAGGCGCAGACGGCGTGGCTGTCGACGGGTGCGATGAAGGACGTCAACGGCGCGGCGAGCGAGGCCGGGAAGCGGGCGGTGCAGTTCGCGACGACCCAGATCGGCAAGCCGTACAAGTGGGGAGCCGTGGGTCCGGATTCGTTCGACTGCTCCGGCCTGACCTCCCAGGCCTGGCTGGCGGCGGGCAGGGGGATCCCGCGCACCTCGCAGGAGCAGCTGCGGCTGCTGCCGAAGGTCGCGGTCAAGGACATGCGCCCGGGCGACCTGATCATCTACTTCGACGACGCGAGCCACGTCGCGATGTATATCGGCGACGGCGCGATGGTCCACGCCCCGCGCCCCGGCCGGAACGTGACGATCGCGGGCGCGGGCTCCATGCCGATCAAGGCGGTCGTCCGCCCGGACGCGTAG
- a CDS encoding PP2C family protein-serine/threonine phosphatase: MPVPVPRQREIPATESGQAVLHTAAPPLTEAPAEATAQPTPHTTSLTLLVIADDPTGDLTVPEILDADGHRIRLRTARNLTEAARLLTPDVHCILLDLSLPDTGPRTTSPSPSTSAAATATATVDRLAALRQVLRIAPRHAVLVLTAEDDAERAAEAVSAGAQDFLFRDELDGRLLSRAIRYAVERKRADIAQYKLAESKLRAQENARLERGLLPNPLLEGSDLRFAARYRPGRSRALLGGDFYDTVRTPDGTVHAMIGDVCGHGPDEAALGVELRIAWRALTLAGLCGDDLLATLQEVLEVERPCEEIFATLCTVDISPDGRRAGLCLAGHPAPLISRPGRPARLLPYENSGPALGLLPKARWPRRQVELGGTWSLMLYTDGLIEGRIGEGKERLGQDGMVEMINRHLDRGLSGEGLLEAAVTEARRLNGGELTDDVAVVLLSRAES; this comes from the coding sequence ATGCCCGTACCCGTACCGCGGCAGAGGGAAATCCCGGCCACGGAGAGCGGTCAGGCCGTTCTGCACACCGCCGCACCGCCCCTCACGGAGGCGCCTGCGGAGGCGACCGCGCAGCCGACCCCGCACACGACCTCGCTGACCCTCCTGGTCATCGCGGACGATCCGACGGGCGACCTCACGGTCCCCGAGATCCTCGACGCCGACGGCCACCGCATCCGGCTCCGCACCGCCCGCAACCTCACCGAGGCCGCGCGGCTGCTCACGCCCGACGTCCACTGCATCCTGCTCGACCTGTCCCTCCCGGACACGGGCCCCCGTACGACGTCACCGTCGCCGTCCACATCGGCCGCCGCCACGGCCACCGCCACCGTGGACCGGCTGGCGGCCCTCCGCCAGGTGCTCCGGATCGCACCGCGCCACGCCGTCCTCGTCCTGACCGCCGAGGACGACGCCGAGCGTGCCGCCGAGGCCGTCAGCGCCGGCGCCCAGGACTTCCTCTTCCGGGACGAGCTGGACGGCAGGCTGCTGAGCCGCGCCATCCGCTACGCGGTGGAGAGAAAACGGGCGGACATCGCCCAGTACAAGCTTGCAGAATCGAAACTGCGCGCCCAGGAGAACGCCCGCCTGGAACGCGGGCTGCTTCCCAACCCCCTCCTGGAGGGCTCCGACCTCCGCTTCGCCGCCCGCTACCGCCCCGGCCGCAGCCGGGCCCTCCTGGGCGGCGACTTCTACGACACCGTCCGCACCCCCGACGGCACCGTCCACGCCATGATCGGCGACGTCTGCGGCCACGGCCCCGACGAGGCCGCCCTCGGCGTCGAGCTCCGCATCGCCTGGCGCGCCCTGACCCTGGCCGGCCTGTGCGGCGACGACCTGCTGGCCACGCTCCAGGAGGTCCTGGAGGTGGAGCGCCCCTGCGAGGAGATCTTCGCGACGCTGTGCACCGTGGACATCTCGCCCGACGGCCGTCGTGCGGGCCTGTGCCTGGCCGGGCACCCGGCGCCGCTGATATCCAGGCCGGGCCGCCCCGCGCGGCTCCTGCCGTACGAGAACAGCGGCCCGGCACTGGGACTCCTGCCCAAGGCCCGCTGGCCCCGGCGCCAGGTCGAGCTCGGCGGCACCTGGAGCCTCATGCTCTACACCGACGGGCTGATCGAGGGCCGGATCGGCGAGGGCAAGGAGCGCCTCGGGCAGGACGGCATGGTCGAGATGATCAACCGCCACCTGGACCGCGGGCTGAGCGGCGAGGGGCTGCTGGAAGCCGCCGTCACCGAGGCGCGCCGCCTCAACGGGGGCGAGCTCACCGACGACGTGGCCGTGGTCCTGCTCTCCCGCGCCGAGTCCTGA
- a CDS encoding DUF2516 family protein, which translates to MLMDGFDRGVIPLLGLAMLVLAVVAFGFALVAREDAYRAAGKQTKTFWLVILGITVVVDFFLPGMLFLTIAGLVATIVFLVDVRPALKQVSGGGRRSGGSSSDGPYGPYNGGR; encoded by the coding sequence ATGTTGATGGACGGGTTCGATCGAGGCGTGATCCCGCTGCTCGGGCTCGCCATGCTGGTGCTCGCCGTGGTGGCCTTCGGCTTCGCGCTGGTGGCCCGCGAGGACGCGTACCGGGCGGCCGGCAAGCAGACCAAGACCTTCTGGCTGGTCATTCTGGGCATCACCGTGGTCGTGGACTTCTTCCTGCCCGGGATGCTGTTCCTGACGATCGCCGGCCTGGTCGCGACCATCGTGTTCCTCGTCGACGTACGCCCCGCGCTCAAGCAGGTCTCGGGCGGCGGGCGGCGCAGCGGCGGCAGCAGCAGCGACGGGCCGTACGGGCCGTACAACGGCGGGCGGTAG
- a CDS encoding helix-turn-helix domain-containing protein: protein MATLNVGNLGEYLREQRRQAQLSLRQLADAAGVSNPYLSQIERGLRKPSADILQQLAKALRISAETLYVQAGILDERDRDEVETRAVILADPSINERQKQVLLQIYESFRKENALDTPDDADEETPSKTTD from the coding sequence ATGGCAACGCTCAACGTCGGAAACCTCGGCGAGTACCTCCGTGAGCAGCGTCGGCAGGCCCAGCTCTCGCTGCGGCAGCTGGCCGACGCCGCGGGGGTGTCGAATCCGTACCTGAGCCAGATCGAGCGCGGGCTGCGCAAGCCGAGCGCGGACATCCTCCAGCAGCTGGCCAAGGCGCTGCGGATCTCCGCGGAGACGCTGTACGTGCAGGCCGGGATCCTCGATGAGCGGGACCGGGACGAGGTGGAGACGCGGGCCGTCATCCTCGCCGACCCGTCCATCAACGAGCGGCAGAAGCAGGTGCTGCTCCAGATCTACGAGTCGTTCCGCAAGGAGAACGCGCTCGACACGCCTGATGACGCCGACGAAGAGACCCCGTCGAAGACGACGGACTGA
- a CDS encoding putative protein N(5)-glutamine methyltransferase: MTTVVEQLRAAGCVFAEEEADLLVAAARDDGHLAELLGRRVGGEPLEHVVGWAEFCGLRMEVGAGAFVPRRRTEFLVTQAVALARPGAVVLDLCCGVGALGAAVAARAAGSVELHVADIDAAALAYARRNVAPYGGSVWEGDLYAPLPASLRGRVDVLVVNAPYVPTEEIGFMPSEARDHEPLVSLDGGADGLDVHRRVAAGALPWLAPGGHLLIETSARQCPSTAAALSSAGLATRVATSEELYATVVVAAV; the protein is encoded by the coding sequence TTGACGACTGTCGTGGAACAACTGCGTGCGGCGGGCTGTGTCTTCGCGGAGGAGGAGGCGGACCTGCTGGTCGCGGCCGCCCGGGACGACGGCCACCTGGCGGAGCTGCTGGGCCGCCGGGTCGGCGGCGAACCGCTGGAACACGTGGTGGGCTGGGCCGAGTTCTGCGGGCTGCGGATGGAGGTGGGCGCGGGGGCCTTCGTACCGCGCAGGCGCACCGAGTTCCTGGTGACGCAGGCGGTGGCGCTGGCCCGGCCCGGTGCCGTCGTGCTGGACCTGTGCTGCGGGGTCGGCGCCTTGGGCGCGGCGGTGGCGGCGCGGGCGGCGGGCAGTGTGGAGCTGCACGTGGCGGACATCGACGCGGCGGCGCTGGCGTACGCGCGGCGCAACGTGGCCCCGTACGGCGGCAGCGTGTGGGAGGGCGACCTGTACGCCCCGCTCCCGGCGTCGCTGCGCGGGCGGGTGGACGTGCTGGTGGTCAACGCCCCGTACGTGCCGACGGAGGAGATCGGTTTCATGCCGTCGGAGGCCCGGGACCACGAGCCCCTGGTCTCCCTGGACGGCGGCGCGGACGGCCTGGACGTCCACCGCCGGGTGGCGGCGGGCGCCCTGCCCTGGCTGGCCCCGGGCGGCCACCTGCTGATCGAGACGAGCGCCCGCCAGTGCCCGTCGACGGCCGCGGCCCTGTCCTCGGCGGGCCTCGCGACCCGCGTGGCGACCTCGGAGGAGCTGTACGCGACGGTGGTCGTCGCCGCGGTCTGA
- a CDS encoding GNAT family N-acetyltransferase: MSTDVRPIAESELHEWLNTLNTGFLSTARVTESDVAQRAKYSDLTRIQGAFDTGTGRCVAAFRSFAQELTVPGGAAVPASAVSNVAVLATHRRQGILTRMMAAELAAAHARGDVLSTLIAAEYPIYGRYGYGAGTSVSEWEIDVPRTGLDRHLPPDLDGGRIDFADAAEVRRVGPELHERLRSVTHGAVDRDERWWSLVTGLEEMSHRPYKDKFHAVYRTAAGEVAGLVTYQADDNWTDAKVPQNTVQVRDLLAVTPEAQRALWHFLCSIDWVLKVRTGYRAPDDLVTHLLPDPRSARSLTCSDFLWVRLLDVVRALSARTYAVGGVLVLDVTDAAGPAGGRYRLDAGAGTCERTEEAADLRLDVSALGCLYLGDESAVRLGALGRVAEERPGALALADAVFRTARRPWCPDVF; encoded by the coding sequence ATGAGTACTGACGTCCGGCCGATCGCCGAATCCGAACTCCACGAGTGGCTGAACACCCTGAACACAGGGTTCCTGAGCACGGCCCGGGTGACGGAGTCCGATGTCGCCCAGCGGGCCAAGTACAGCGACCTCACCCGTATCCAGGGTGCGTTCGACACCGGCACCGGCCGCTGCGTGGCGGCCTTCCGCTCCTTCGCGCAGGAGCTGACCGTGCCCGGTGGGGCGGCCGTTCCCGCCAGCGCCGTCTCGAACGTGGCGGTGCTGGCCACGCACCGCCGCCAGGGCATCCTGACCCGGATGATGGCCGCGGAGCTCGCCGCCGCCCACGCCCGCGGGGACGTGCTGTCGACGCTGATCGCCGCCGAGTACCCGATCTACGGGCGGTACGGCTACGGGGCGGGCACCTCGGTCTCGGAATGGGAGATCGACGTACCGCGGACCGGACTGGACCGGCACCTGCCCCCCGATTTGGACGGCGGCCGGATCGACTTCGCGGACGCCGCCGAGGTCCGGCGCGTGGGCCCGGAGCTGCACGAGCGGCTGCGCTCGGTCACGCACGGCGCGGTGGACCGGGACGAGCGCTGGTGGAGCCTGGTGACCGGCCTGGAGGAGATGTCGCACCGCCCGTACAAGGACAAGTTCCACGCCGTGTACCGCACGGCGGCCGGCGAGGTGGCGGGCCTGGTCACCTACCAGGCCGACGACAACTGGACGGACGCGAAGGTCCCGCAGAACACCGTGCAGGTCCGGGACCTGCTGGCGGTCACCCCCGAGGCGCAGCGGGCGCTGTGGCACTTCCTGTGCTCCATCGACTGGGTGCTCAAGGTCCGCACCGGCTACCGGGCCCCCGACGACCTGGTCACGCACCTGCTGCCCGACCCGCGCTCCGCCCGGTCCCTGACCTGTTCGGACTTCCTGTGGGTGCGGCTGCTCGACGTCGTACGGGCGCTGAGCGCGCGGACGTACGCGGTGGGCGGGGTGCTCGTGCTCGACGTGACGGACGCGGCGGGCCCGGCGGGCGGCCGCTACCGGCTGGACGCGGGCGCGGGGACGTGCGAGCGGACCGAGGAGGCCGCGGACCTGCGGCTGGACGTGTCCGCGCTGGGATGCCTGTACCTGGGCGACGAGTCCGCGGTGCGGCTGGGCGCGCTCGGCCGGGTGGCCGAGGAGCGGCCGGGGGCGCTGGCGCTGGCCGACGCGGTGTTCCGCACGGCGCGCCGGCCGTGGTGCCCGGACGTCTTCTGA